In a genomic window of Lycium ferocissimum isolate CSIRO_LF1 chromosome 9, AGI_CSIRO_Lferr_CH_V1, whole genome shotgun sequence:
- the LOC132030918 gene encoding cytokinin dehydrogenase 3-like encodes MTTLLSHGYNLIIFFIISRLMSITGKLRPWNPSNPYEILSFNISSKLSTNSDAIRASSKDFGKIVQEIFPAAVLYPSCVNDIIDLIQFSYGLSVPFHVAARGHGHSIRGQATAQNGVVMEMNSLTNNNNNNNLNNGIRVSRDSSLGFYADVGGEQLWIDVLHATLEHGLAPVSWTDYLYLTVGGTLSNAGISGQTFRHGPQINNIHEMDVITGKGEFVTCSKHMNSELFFAVLGGLGQFGIITRARIVLDKAPTRVKWVRMLYDDFSKFTKDQEHLISTDGLDYVEGSLMMKQSPVNNWRSSFFSPSNQTKISSLLSQNGIIYCLEMVKYYDDHTANTIDEELKKLVKGLNYLPGFMFKKDATYVDFLNRVRRGELELQSKGMWDVPHPWLNLFVPKSSIMDFNAAVFVDIILRQNRPTGPILVYPTSRKKWDERMSAVIPEEETFYCVGLLHSSTGYDDCKILDDQNDEILNFCDKAGLNIKQYLPHYKTKEDWIKHFGKKWNTFQQRKNQFDPKMILSPGQRIFN; translated from the exons ATGACTACGCTTTTGTCCCATGGTTATAATctcattattttcttcattatcaGTCGTTTAATGTCCATCACAGGAAAGTTAAGGCCTTGGAATCCTTCAAATCCTTATGAAATTCTATCCTTTAATATTTCATCTAAACTTAGTACAAATTCAGATGCCATTAGAGCATCTTCCAaagattttggaaaaattgttcAAGAAATATTCCCAGCTGCAGTTCTTTATCCTTCTTGTGTTAATGACATAATTGACCTCATTCAATTTTCCTATGGACTTTCTGTCCCTTTTCATGTAGCAGCCAGAGGTCATGGCCATTCCATTAGGGGACAAGCCACGGCACAAAATGGGGTTGTTATGGAAATGAATTCTttaactaataataataataataataatttaaataatgGAATTAGGGTTTCTAGGGATTCTTCTTTGGGGTTTTATGCGGACGTTGGAGGTGAGCAGTTATGGATTGATGTTCTTCATGCCACCCTCGAGCATGGCCTAGCCCCCGTCTCTTGGACGGATTATTTGTACCTCACCGTTGGTGGTACTCTCTCTAATGCCGGAATTAGTGGCCAAACTTTCCGACATGGTCCTCAAATCAATAATATTCATGAAATGGATGTTATTACAG GTAAAGGGGAATTTGTGACTTGCTCCAAACACATGAATTCGGAACTGTTTTTTGCAGTTTTAGGAGGTTTGGGACAGTTTGGAATAATAACCAGGGCAAGAATTGTTTTGGATAAAGCACCGACAAGA GTGAAATGGGTGAGAATGTTGTACGATGATTTCTCAAAATTCACAAAAGATCAAGAACATCTTATTTCAACAGATGGATTGGACTATGTTGAAGGCTCACTAATGATGAAACAAAGCCCTGTAAATAACTGGAGATCTTCATTTTTCTCACCTTCCAATCAGACCAAAATTAGTAGCTTGTTATCCCAAAATGGAATTATCTATTGCTTAGAAATGGTCAAGTACTATGATGATCACACTGCTAATACTATTGATGAG GAATTGAAGAAGTTGGTAAAAGGGTTAAACTATTTGCCTGGATTTATGTTCAAGAAAGATGCCACTTATGTGGATTTTCTGAATAGAGTAAGAAGAGGGGAACTAGAGCTGCAATCAAAAGGAATGTGGGATGTTCCTCATCCATGGCTCAATCTGTTTGTGCCAAAGTCATCTATCATGGATTTCAATGCTGCTGTTTTTGTGGACATTATACTCAGACAAAACAGGCCAACTGGACCCATCCTTGTCTACCCAACAAGCAGGAAAAA ATGGGATGAGAGAATGTCAGCAGTGATACCAGAGGAGGAGACATTTTACTGTGTGGGGCTATTGCATTCTTCTACTGGATATGATGACTGCAAGATTTTGGATGATCaaaatgatgaaatattgaaCTTCTGTGACAAAGCAGGCCTCAACATTAAGCAGTATCTTCCACATTACAAAACAAAGGAAGATTGGATAAAACATTTTGGGAAAAAGTGGAACACttttcaacaaagaaaaaatcaGTTTGATCCAAAGATGATTCTATCACCTGGACAAAGAATTTTTAATTAG
- the LOC132031931 gene encoding carbamoyl-phosphate synthase small chain, chloroplastic-like, which translates to MLDYFTYQFHGALVCLHSIPLYHATDDVDTRAITRRLREDGNLIGVLSTDNSKSDEELLEMSRTWDIVGVDIISGVSCKSPYEWVDRTGSAWEFTDNGRNKETFNVVAYDFGIKHNILRRLASYGCKITVVPSTWPTSETLKIKPDGVLFSNGPGDPSAVEVVKELIRKVPVFGICMGHQLLGQALGGKTFKMKFGHHGGNHPVRNLRNGCVEISAQNHNYAVDPECLPEGVEVSHVNLNDGSCAGLVS; encoded by the exons ATGCTGGACTACTTTACTTATCAGTTTCATGGGGCTTTAGTTTGTTTGCATTCCATT CCACTCTATCATGCAACAGATGATGTCGACACTCGAGCAATTACGCGGAGATTGAGAGAAGACGGAAACCTTATTGGAGTCTTGAGCACAGATAATTCAAAAAGTGACGAAGAACTTCTCGAAATGTCCCGTACATGGGACATTGTGG GTGTGGATATAATCAGTGGTGTTTCATGCAAATCTCCTTACGAATGGGTTGATAGAACAGGCTCAGCTTGGGAGTTCACTGataatggaagaaataaagAAACTTTCAAT GTcgttgcatatgattttggaaTCAAGCATAATATACTGCGGCGCTTAGCATCCTATGGCTGTAAAATTACTGTTGTTCCTTCAACATGGCCAACATCTGAAACTCTAAAGAT caagcCTGATGGGGTTCTTTTCAGCAACGGGCCAGGAGATCCCTCTGCAGTTGAAGTGGTAAAAGAACTTATCAGAAAAGTTCCTGTTTTTGGTATATGTATGGGTCACCAGTTGCTTGGTCAAGCATTGGGAGGTAAGACATTCAAAATGAAATTTGGTCACCATGGAGGAAACCATCCGGTTCGAAACCTTCGAAATGGCTGTGTTGAGATCAGTGCCCAG AATCACAACTATGCTGTTGACCCCGAGTGTCTTCCAGAGGGTGTAGAGGTGAGTCATGTAAATTTAAATGATGGAAGTTGTGCTGGTCTTGTCTCCTAA